The following nucleotide sequence is from Fusarium oxysporum f. sp. lycopersici 4287 supercont2.40 genomic scaffold, whole genome shotgun sequence.
GTCAATTTCGGGATAAATGCCAGTGCGGAGGCTGTATGGTGACTGCATCATCTTAAGTACAAAAATGGTTTCAAGTATTAATACGATAAATCGAAATTATTTAATTGCTGGTCCTAGAGTTACATGATATACCAATCAGCTTGAATATTGTACTGGCGGGCGCATGGACAAGCTTCTCGGATAAGACTTGCCGGGTGGACTTCCCGGGCGGGATTTCCGGACACCGTCATCTACCGACCCCGGTCAAAAACACCGGGATTCCCGGTATAAGCTCGAGGGGCGCGGGAACTCTTGTTAGTTGATAAATAGCGTCTGATATCACTCAACGTCAGAACATTTATGGCCCAATAGATGCCGACATTACCGGAAAGAATATCCCTTAAAAATGACATTCGAGATTTACATTCCAGATAATCTGACCTTCCAGGACTACATTGCCGTTGTTCAAACAGCAAGGGTCTGGGCAGATGGTTATGATAGAAAGGTATCAGCATAAATTCTTTTATCCTTACATAAAAAAGTAAACAGAGTAATGCTAATTGCTTTTTCTCCATTTCTAGAGTGAAGAGCGACTCCTCGCCGCTTTAGCACCAGAGGTTTCTGTCGACTACACGTTAATCGTGCCAGCGTGGGGAATAAAGCAGTACAAGGCGGCCGAGTTCGCGGCACTTTGGCTCTCAGAGGAGCACCTAGGCCTTAAGCCCTTAGTGACACAACACCTCCTGGCGCAGCCATATTTCAAAAAGGTCACTGCCGATGAAATTGTGGTAGAGTGGCAGCAATTGGCAAGTCATGGACGTTTACAGGCCGATGGTGGGGGCGCGAGGGACGCGTCTGCCGCGAGGATCAACGAGACGAGTGATGGGAGGAGTTACATGCAGCATCAGTTCATTCGCGTTGGTGGTTTTTGGAAGATCGCGACGATTACCCCTTCTCTGCTTTATCAGACTGGGGACTTTATGCGTATTAGAAGACCAGATGGTGAGCAGTAGGCTACAGCAATGATGCCACAGAAGCAATAAACAACCTTGCACAATACGTCAGACGCTATTTGGTGAAACTTGAAGACAGAAAGCGGCGTCTGGGTAAGGGCTCTCCAGGCTACGGTTTCACAACCATATCCTGGAGAATCTGCTCATGGCGGTACTCTTCTATTCAGGTTGCGTATTGAACATGCATGTATTTTCCCGACTTCGCAGGGGCCTAAAGACCTGTAGCAACCGCTTCTCGCATTCATCTACAGGTTCCAAGGCCATTTAAACGAAAATGAAGTACAGCTATGACGGACCGAGACCGGAAAAGGACAAACGTAGACCAGTCCCACGACGTTCTTCAAAAGATTACTGGCTGCTTGAGACTAAGTAGGGAGAAATAAACTAAAGTGATTACCAGTCAAGTATACCTATGAGCACCAGAAGGATGGACTTAAATATCGCGCATTTGCTTCCGACGGACATCCGAATCTTCCAGAGCAGACTCAACATGGCTGTTCATCTGAGAAGCAACCGACTTAAGGAAGCACGCAGCTACTGCATTTGCCGCCACGACGACGGAGATAGCAATCCATACAAACCTCCACGAGTACGTATTGGCATGTTCGTTTGCGGCGAGGACTTCGGGGATCAGGGACGCTGGCAGGCCAGACACATGTTTCAGGGCCGTTGGGTTTCCGCTGTTGATGGCGCTCAGCACGTCTGGAAGCAGGCTTGAGTGCCCCGCGGCTGCAAGAACCGAGCCAACAACTTTTGGTAGTGCGGTGCCCATCTTGTTGTGATAGATGGatgtgaagatggtgatgcCAATGGCGCCGCCAAGGGCACGACCAGACACGCTGAGGGTTCCTGCGGTGCCAAGCAGGTAAGACGGCACGGAAAGGGACAACGCGACCACTGGGGATGTTAATATCAGCAAGGCACGTAAAGCCATAAGAGCCACAAGGAGTTGCTCACCTGGGATCACAGTGGTGACCGCAGTTCCGCATCCAAAAAGTGCAGAGAACGCATAGGCCCAGGATAGTCTACTAGGGTTAAGTAGTGCCATAAGGCCTAGAGAGGTCCATGTTAGACATAATTTGCATAAAGCACATCAAGGTCATACTCAGTGAGGAGGTCTGTGACTTACCTACGAACAGGCTGCACCAAATCAGTGAAGCTACCAAAATAGTCCTGTATGACTTGGTTCGTGCCATCAATATGCCGGCGGGCAGGCAGCCAAAGGCTGAAGTTGCCAGGTACGGAGTGAGGATAGTGGCGATCTTGACAGCATCCGTAGTGAACATGGAGGCAATCTGTTGAGAAAAGAGAACATTGACGCCCAGTAGAAGCATGCCATCAACAACGCAGACAAACAGCAGGATCGGGAAGTTGCGAGAGACAAACATGTCGTGATGGAAGATACCTTGGCGCGTGAACAGCCTTTCGTAGAGGCCGAAAGCAAGCAGACCAACGCAGCCAATAACCAGGGATGCGAGAACCTGGCTGGAGCTCCATGGGTATGTGTTTCCTCCCCAGGTCAATCCGATCATTATAGATGCGATAGATCCCACAAACAGCATGATTCCAAAGTAATCGACTTGGGCGAACAGGTCGTCTAGGCGGGACTGCTGGCGGCGCAGGGTGGTGGGCGGAGGATGGTAAAAGCAGGTTACCAGTACAGTGGTGGTGCCGTAGACAAAGGCGTTGAGGTAGTAAGACCACCGCCAGGTCTGGTACTTGACGAAGGCACCTGCACCAAGGGTGCCAGCGATGACAGCACAGCTGGCCATAGTTTGGGAGAAGCCCATCGTCCATGGACGGAGCTTGTTGGGAGTCACTTCTTGGCCCGCAGGTACACCCATAATCTGCATAAGATGTTGTCAGTTTGGGGCTATCCGCGTTGATGGCAATGGTGCAGGAGAGATGGGATTGACTTACACAGCCCGCATTAGCGAGGCCAGTCAAGATGTTGCCAATGATAATGGTTGTTATTGACTTGGCCGAGCCAGACACTACGGAACCGACAATACCGATGATGCTTGCTATGACGATGAACCATTTCTTGCCGAAGCGATCGCTCAGGGAGCCCTTTTTACAGTCAGCTTTGGGCCTTCAGAGCTAGCATAGAGTTAAGAACTTACCAAGACCGGCCCGAAGGCCAGAGTCACCAAAAGATTAGCATTCGAAATCCAGGCCTGCATTCCGGCGTCCCCCAAGTCCATGACTTGGAAGTGAATGATGGTATTGGTCTATGTTCGAGATATACAATAAGTTCAACCGTCACAAGGAATGGCAATGCTTGAAAGGTAGAACATACCGTATTAGCTATAGCAGCGCAACAGTTCGCCATGGACAGAGCGAATACAGCCATGAGTGTCTTCCATCGCACCTGGTAGGCGCCGGCTGGCTCTTCCTCAACGAGCGGTGATATAGTTGGCTCTGGAGTCACTGGCATCTCATTATGAGAGATGGAGACTTTATCTCCGTCAGCCATAATGCAAGTGATAATACAAGTTGTAGTATGTTTCTTGTAAGTAAAGAAATGCGAGAACAGAGAGACGCCAGGGGTGGAAATCTAAGTCGTATCACAAAGCCAATGCGACCGTTCAGTCAATATAAGCCCCACTGGAGGTTGTCCCCCAATAGCTCCCATGTGTGTATGAGACCGGGATGTCCGGGCTAGTGGCACACCAGACAGATCACAACCCCAGAATATCCAAATGAAGGCTGAACTTCTGAAGCACTAATTGTCCTATGAGATTGCGGGGTAGCACTAGGTAATTCCCCAGACGAAGGTAGGCGGGGTCAGCCTTAGCGTGGGTATACGACAATTGATCTTATTGCTACTACTACGTATGCTGACGCTAGTTAGGATGACAGAGTGTCTGCACCTCGGATTTTCCGCAGCTGATGAACCTCGCATACCATCGCTTAGCTTTTCGGATGGCCCGGTTAGACGAGGACCGAGCGACTTGGGTCTACCATTCAAATGCTGACAATATGACAATCAACCATGACTCCGATATTGTTAATGAGAAGCCTGAGCGAGGGGTCGCCGGCAGTAACGCCGGCATCGACTAATCCTGAGAAGAGTTGTTCAGTACTAATGTGCGAAATGGCGAGCCTGAGCTGAAGGATGGGAACATACTTATTAGCGACAACGCTTTGATAAAGGCCAAAAGAGGATGTCAACTTACCTCTATGTTAGTCATATGGCATACATTATAGGGAAGCTTGCAGCGCAGCAAGACCCTAGAGGAGATGGGCACGTCTCTGACGTTTGTAATAATATCTAAGAGAAAGCTGTCATTGTTCAGCCGACCAAACCCCGAGCCTGTTCGTTCAACCTTGTCTGTGGAATGGGACGCATCAGGGCGGGATGGAATTTTGCAGCGTGGACTTGCAAATTAAAAAGAAAGCCCGTCATGCCACACGCGACATTCCCTTTCAGCAACCCAAGCTTTGGCATTAGAGCTGGCACCGCAACTATTATCTCATTCAGCGAAGGGTTAGAAGTCTACTAGAAGGTCTAGAGTCTGACACAACACACAAGGTTCGCAGTGAAATGGTCTACAAATCAAGACTTTTGCAAGGAGTTGATAACAATTGGGCTTAGAGCCCCCCAATCTCtatccttatccttatcgTTTACAGGCTAGGTTGCGTCGTGACGGCGCTTATCTTTCTTCATACGCTTTGGATCCTATATATAAGATTCGGTAAATAACATATTTCAGAACCTTCCCGTTGCAAAGGAATAAGGTGAATCTATGTATTGATTTTGTGAAGAGTCTTAGAAAAAGAAGCTTGTCCCAGCTAATATCTATGCTAGACTACTTCTGGTTTCATTGGTGTATCTCGTcatctcaaccaactcaGCTGTGCTTGATGAACCGTCGACCTTGCGCCCCTGATCAGACCTCACTCTGTACATGGTGTTGTCAGATAGACCTGGCGCATTGCTCAACACTCTTATTGGCCGCCCTGCTGCAGATGAGTTGCATTGGTGGCTTCTGGGGGTAGCATCGACTGAACTTTGCAGTCTCGGAAATGTCTTGAGCATCAGAACTCGAAGGTTTGGCATGCAAGCGCACCAAATACCAACATTGAGTTCTATAACGGACCAGTAGCATGTATCAAAACTATCCCCTGTGGTTTGGATTAGGACACGTTAGAGTAGGGAAAATAACAGGTTGCTTACATGTAGGGTTTGAAGAATTGCCAAACGCTACCAGATAACGTAGTCTGAGGATGCTGACAACCGTCACACTAGAGGAAGAGTCAGTCACCAAATCCTGTAGAGAATGATCAGGTTTATGCTTACAAAGTCCCCACGCCGAACATAGAGGCAACTGCaagcttcctcttccattTCATCTGGAGATGAATCAGTTGAGAGATTGGGATTCCAAGCATCCAGAAATCTAGAATAATTCCAACTGCAGCAATGGCCCATGCTAATGAGTTAATCCCTATACAATGGCCCTTATGCAGTTGGTCCCAGCCCTTCCAGTAGAAACTAATTGGTTGACATTGTGTAAGGGCTAGTAGATCAAACATAATCATGCATAGCACTGCTATGCCAACAGTTCCCCATATAAGCCTTTGAAATGTTAGCGAGATTCATGGTTGACTTTATTATTGAGAGGATACCTTCGAATCGTAACTCCTGGGAATATACGGAGGTAGAAGAGCAGAACGCAGATCTTGGTTGCAAAAACGTCCGTGGCGTAAAGTGTTTGACCAGCGTAAAGAAACTTCGACTGTTAGTCGCCAGACCTGGGATAAGACGTTGGGATACGAACGCATAGGTAAGCCGTGACTGTATCTGGACTAAATCTCCACGCATCCCGCCCGAGGCCATTCCTGGAGACTGACAGCATTGTGAGTATCATGATcttgagttgaagatggcaaagTTACACATACGGCCATATAAACAGACAATCGAGTTGCCTAAATTCACCAGCTAACCATGAAGCTGATAAGTACGTGCAATCGTAGGACAGTAAGGCCAAAGATTACTTACAAAAGCGCCCGTGATAACGTAATCGTCAAGCTGGAGTCCAGGCCCATATCGTATCTTCTCAAGGAATCTAAGGCCGACTGTAATTCCAGTAATTACAATTAACGTTATAGTGAGGATATTGAATTGCTCGTGTTTGTCGCGAATGGGGAAGTCACATGCAACCGAGGTCGAATTTATCGCAGCTGCAAAACTCAGTTAGTACGTAAAAATGACACATCAATATTCATTTGTTACCGAGAGCTTCTCTGGGCAGGCAGTGACTCTCAACGCATGGCAGCACGTCGTCCTTGAGCTTCGGATCGGTGCAGAGACATGTCGCATTCGTCCCGCAAGAAGACGCTGAGACAAAATCTAGAACACAGCTCTCCTAGAACCAACGTGTTAGCGTCTGAGTGCTCCCATCAGGTTGATCTACGTACCGCGCAGCTGGGAAGCTGAGTCAGAAAGTTCGAAAGATCGCTGCAAAGAACCTGGCTCATGAACCAAGTCCATGTCACCAGCAAAAGCAACCGTTGCATGGTTCAGACGCCGTACCGTGTTGGCGTGCAGCAGACAGGGTCGAGATTTGGAGTAAAAGTCTTCAAGGCGACATATTCAACTTATTTTTCACATGCTTCAGGCGTTCGAGAATTGACAGCCTTATTAACTCTCTGGCAGTAATTGACCAAGTCAGTGGAGACGGCTCCTTTCCTCCGTATGCAGCCCTTACATACTTCTCATTACCAATACTTTGGTAACAGCGACATCTCGGATTGACGCCACCAACCCCACAATCTAGGGGGATCGACATAAGTTATGGAGCCTGTAGCAGCCTCCTGCTGACGGAAATAAACAACCTTCCCTTTTGAGAAACTAAACTCCAATAGTCGCGAAGATCATGTCTGGCATTTTCAAGCTTTGGGTGGCCGTTTTTTGTCAAAGCTTTGTTTCGCCTCACAAGTCAACACTTGGTGTTATCATTACATAATGTTTGCGATCCACAGTGTTCTCAAAGATAATCAGTCTTTGCTACCTTctatattagataataaaataaaaccTTGACATGCCGTATTGCCGACATTAGGGGTCATAGAGAAACGTAGTTAATAAAACGATGAGGGACAAAGGTTTAATATTATCGACTACGATCAGGGGACAAAAGTGTGACAACAGAGCCCAGTGCATAATAGATTTACCCCTATTTTCTACCtttttaaaataagataaattaataaatttatatataacaaATATCTAAAAAAAAatctatattattatttaattaatacATAATCTTATATAACCTAAATAAAAATTCTAgcttttttctttattatttaaaatagaTTTAAAATCTAAgagttataatatatagtataaaAATACACTATAACTTAAGATACTAActgtattatgccctatAAGCCTCCTGTATTTAAAAGTAAAAGTACTTTTTTAAAgactattatttatatattttatattataattaaagaaaatccttattttatataatacgttttattatattttaagaAGGctaaaatactatataatattcttacttttattatttatactttctaagtattttataataagctttgAAGTTAAGGGTAAATTTAGTATGCTAAAGTGGGCATACTGTGTGGTGTTATCAGACTTTTGTCCTATAATTTTAGTAGACGAAAGTATGTAAAGAATCTCAGCATCGAGCATGCGACCCAGGCTACCTGTTCATGCAGTAAGCCCTTTTGGCTTCTTACAGGGTAATGTTTGGCCGCAACCCTGTTTCCTGAAACCCAAATCGATCTTATCCCGAAGGAATGGCATCCTATCACGAGTTGTTCATCACTAACTGTGATCTTCTCATTCCCCTGAATTATGAtcagcctcaagctcctctcCCGGAGCCGATTATATCTTTAACTAATATGGACCTACTCTCACGGGACTTTCCAAGGACTGGTACAGCGAATCCTTGCCACTAACTTAGTTCAAGCTAGGATAATGGTTAACAAGACCTGACGGATAGTAACGGAAGCGAGCTCGGCTTAGACTCTGCAAAGACCTGGCCGACCGACGTCACTTGTAAAATTGATTTAACTGAGGTATAATTCACCTTGTGGTCATAACAAAATGCAGGACGCAACTGGTAGACTTCCGTTCCCATGGAGAGTCAGGCATCGGCTTTTGGCGAAAGATAAGCATTATAGACATTTCTCAAGGTCTTGTTGACAAGCACATGCAGCATCCAAGCGCCTGATTCATGATATGAATACTAGCTGCATTGGCGCAGACAGGGGGGTTCGGATGACATCAAAAACACCGCTTTCCGCATTCAAGCTTGGGCTGGCCTCCCAGGTTTCCCATTAAAGCACGCCTCGTTTTATGAGGACATATCCATTATTTAGAGGATCGACACTCCCTGCGTAGTCCACTTCCTTTAGTTAAATAAAGCCTTAAATTAGAAATAACAGTCTATTTACCTCCATATAGTAATAATGCATTACAAAAAGAAATCGCTATCTTGTTAATTCATCTGTCTTTGTTCATACCAAATTCTCTGGTCACGCTCTAACTTAATTTCAAGAATCTTCGCATACGATATGTCGGCAATGGAAATGCCTTGTATGATATCATTGCTCAAAACCTCCAGGTAATGCTCCGCAAGCAACCTTTGATGTTTCACCTCCTCCGCGTCAATGTCGTCTTGGTATCGCCTGATCCGTGCtgagatcttcttgatggtgCCCTCTTTTGTATCTTTCCTATCTTCGAGGATGCAGAATGCACGTCGTCGCGTTCGGAGCTCGTCTTCAGcatgtttctcttcttcgatTGCTTGGTCGCTCAGATGCCGCAAGCTTTGGCTGTGCTGCTCCAAGGCAGCTTGTGTATCGCGTGAGAAAGACTGGGCGAGGTTTTGAAACTGTTGGAGTTCGTTCTGTTTTGTGTCTGCTTGCAAGACGGCATCTCTCCATTTCTGTATGGCAGCTTCGTGAGCCTCCGATGCCTCTGACAGTGAGGCGTTTATCGTTTTCAAGGCTTCTCTTTCGGTTTCTAGCTCGTCTTCATATTCTTTGAGATTGTCGCGAGCTACTTCAAGACGACGAGCTGAAGCTGCGATTGCTTCCTGGATTATGGTTAGTTGTTCTTAAAGGAATGGAAGCAGATAACTCACTTCAAGTGTTTGTTTATTAGTTCCGCCAAGGTTCGTGTTCGTGTTTATGTTTGCGTTTGTGttctcaccatcatcgccgtTGGGGTTGCTGTCATCCACATCCATCTCCATATCATGGTCCAACTCGAGCTCAGGTTCAGgttcaggctcaggctcgaagtcaggctcaggctcagggCCGGGCTCAGATTGGGCCTTAACCTCGGCGACATCTTCAGCTGTCGGCGATTTGGTTTCGGCCCAGCGCTTCTTCTGGCGCGACTGCGGGTCTGAGCGTGGAGGTCGCGGAAGTATCACCTCGTCGTTTGAGTGTTGCCTCTTCCTAGCTCGAGAAGACGGTCTTCCGCTATCAATCCCATTATTGGTTGATCTCCTCCTGTTCGCTCTCTTGTCATGAGTATATATAACCCAGTCCAGGGCATTAGATGCATGCGTTGATGTCAAAACCCAGTCTCCCTTCTGACCCATTAGCCATTCAGTCAGCTCCAATAGAGTGACATTATGTTCGTCATCACACGCAAATTCAACAGCCGTAACAAGCGGTGCCAACATGTGTTTATCTAACGCCTCTGGTATCCGGCCAGGAAGAAACTCCCAAGGCCACTGGCCACATGCCTTGTGAATCTGACGCAGTTGTTTACAGACTGCCCGAGAACTGCGATTATAAGGCTCAGGAATAGCCGTTTTTTCAGATGTAGAGGGGCCATGCGATGCCCTTGGGCTGGCCATGTTGAAACCTGACCGCCGACGAGGGTGACATGCGTGGCGTGAGCGGGGTGGAAAAATGTCTTGTCTTcccttatcttatcttatcttatctggTGACCCGGCAAATCTTAGTTCCGGCACAAACTTCCAATTAAATCTTCAAGACAAATTAAGAACAGAACTACTGGCTATCACCACCACTTAGCGGGGCTCCTGAGTTTCCCAGCATGTATTATTAAAGGCCGCCTTTTATGACTTGTATCCTACTACTCAGAATCTAGGCTAATTAAATTATACTTAGTTATTGCAGTTAAAGTCAGATAGGATAATAATTATGAAGGGTTCAGCCCAGCACATCATGTACGCTCTTGGAAGACGTTTCGGACCAAAGCCGATTAAAACAAGCTTCCCTAGTTTGTTGCTTCACCAATAACAACAACTGTTAACGAGGTAAGAGgcgcgatgcaagcatcagctgtCAGATCTATCAACCCaaaaataaaattattaaatatatttttcAGGCACCAAGACGAGGTATCCATAATGAAACTGGATCTGTCTTTCGTATTGTCAAGAAATTCATCTCGTGTGACGAAAAGCATGGTTTGCCGGGAAGCGCGTATTGGGAATGATACAATGTTGTATTTAAAGCACGAATTGGCTGGTAATGCCGAAGGACTCCGCGCCGAATGCTGTAGCTACAGGGCTACTAGTGTTAAAATGGAAGGTAAAAAGGTGGACTCCGGCCTTGGCAGTGATTGCAACGGTGATGCACACCAGGGTTAGAGCGGACATATAGACGATGATGGCAGCTAGGAGTGATAGCCTGTCTCCGTTGGAGTAGTGAAGACGCCGATCAATGGTCAATTCTTGATATAAGAAGGATGGACTGCCGCCATCGGTTCTATCGTGCTATGTAATCCTCCTGAAATTGTCGACATGTCGTATAAAACGTTGTTCCTACTTGGTCTTGCCACCATCACCCTTGCTCTTCCTTCAGACAGGGTTAACAAGGAGGGTCTCGTGGCCGGCAAATTCATTGTCGCGCTTAAGCCAACTGCCAACGTCGATCTTGATTTGCACGCTCGATGGGTGTCGGGTGTGCACGGACAAGCCCTCGCCCGCCGCGGCGTCGAGTCTGGTGGGATTGACAAGACGTTTAGTTTCCCTGGTTTCCAAGGCTACTCGGGAGTGTTTGATGACAACACcatcgagatcatcaaggccaaTTCCAGTGTAAGCAAGTGAAATATCTTGGATGAATGCGTGAAATTAACTCGTAAACAGGTCTTGCATGTAGAACGTGAACAGAGCTTTACTATTGCCTCGCCAGTCACACAGCAAAGTCCTCCCTGGGGTCTCTCGGCAATTTCCAATGCCAATCCTCCATCTTCGAAGGCCTCCTACACCTATGACTCGACAGCCGGTGCAGGAACATTCGTCTATGTTCTAGACAGCGGCATCTACCTCGAGCATGAGGAATTTCAAGGCCGCGCTGTTTTCGGTGCAGATACCTCAGGTGTTTCCAGCAAAAAGCAGCACGGCACGCTTGTCGCCGCCATCGTCAACGGTGCCACATACGGAGTTGCCAAAAAGGCCACCGTTGTGGATGTGCAAGTTCTGGGCGATGATGGCGGTTCGTCCAGCAGTGTTCTGGCTGGTCTTAGCTGGACGGTCAACGACGTTGTGTCCAAGAACCGCGCTGGCAAGGCCGTCATCAACATGAGCTTATCAGGAGCCAACTCGGTCATCTTCAATGAGGCGGTACAGAAAGCTATTGACGCCGGAATTCCCGTCGTCGCAGCCGCGGGGAATTCCAACGAAGACGCTTCAAAAAGCAGCCCCGGGAACCAACCTAACGTTATCACCGTCGCAGCCAGCAACAAAGACTATCAGCGATGGGCTTGGTCCAACTGGGGGCCAGCTTGTGATATCTTTGCTCCAGGTGAACAAATCACATCAGCTTGGCCCACGTCTGCTTCGGCAACCTACATTGCAAGCGGCACGTCAGAGGCTTCTCCTCATGTTGCAGGCGTTATTGCCTATCTTTTCGCACTCGAAGGCTCGCGCACACCGGCTCAGATTTGGTCTCGACTTCAGGCGCTGGCGATCAAGGATAAAATCACAGACGTTAAGGGGGTTCCCAACCTATTGGTATACAATGGAATTGGCAAATAATGCACCTTGTCCGTTTTATAACGGACTGACTTTTAAAATCTAACTACCGATCATAAACATCCAGATTAACCGAATTGAGAAGCGCAATTGACTTCGTCCTCCAAATATCCTTTTCGACCGTGCTACTAAGGTTTCCTTGGTATACAAAATTCTGCGGAAAGCCATGGCCCGTCGTCTTGTAAATTGGCCAAGCAGGAATTGGCTTGCCTAGACTTATCATGGCATCTTTTCGACCCTTCCAACCGTTCGGATCTCCAGTTGCCACAAACTTTGCAAAATCGCCAGACATGAGCCTTGCAAGATCTCTGTATGACTCCGGTAAACCGAGAAAAGGCGGTGTGCGTATTGGTGCGTAGCCTGTGCCGTTGAGGTTTATCATGGAGAATGCCACATCGACGAAGTGGGTTGCTCCCTGGACATAGGTAGCCCATGCTGGAATCGCGTCAAATCGATATGAGTAAACAGGCAGCCCCTTGCCTGCCCAAACCTCGGCAGTCAGTCTTCTCGGTGCCACCATATTGACATCCCCGTAGTAAGTCGCCGCTCTTCGGAACTGTTTACCATAATTTGGAGGGGGTACCCGGTCAGACGCGAGATTGTGAAGGACCTGGTCCTGGCTTCGTTCGGGATATGCTTTAGCAATTGTGCGAGCAAAAGAGATGTTGATAGGTGGAGAAGAGTTCTCTATGGCTGCGATGAACTGCGCAGTTTTGTTGATTCCCaactttgagaagcttgtgcCTTCGTCGGTGGTCGCCCCGACAATGATTGGAACC
It contains:
- a CDS encoding uncharacterized protein (At least one base has a quality score < 10); translated protein: MASPRASHGPSTSEKTAIPEPYNRSSRAVCKQLRQIHKACGQWPWEFLPGRIPEALDKHMLAPLVTAVEFACDDEHNVTLLELTEWLMGQKGDWVLTSTHASNALDWVIYTHDKRANRRRSTNNGIDSGRPSSRARKRQHSNDEVILPRPPRSDPQSRQKKRWAETKSPTAEDVAEVKAQSEPGPEPEPDFEPEPEPEPELELDHDMEMDVDDSNPNGDDGENTNANINTNTNLGGTNKQTLEEAIAASARRLEVARDNLKEYEDELETEREALKTINASLSEASEAHEAAIQKWRDAVLQADTKQNELQQFQNLAQSFSRDTQAALEQHSQSLRHLSDQAIEEEKHAEDELRTRRRAFCILEDRKDTKEGTIKKISARIRRYQDDIDAEEVKHQRLLAEHYLEVLSNDIIQGISIADISYAKILEIKLERDQRIWYEQRQMN